A part of Ptychodera flava strain L36383 chromosome 11, AS_Pfla_20210202, whole genome shotgun sequence genomic DNA contains:
- the LOC139143444 gene encoding shiftless antiviral inhibitor of ribosomal frameshifting protein homolog has translation MASIQKPFYIAKEEFKFQNDTEEKSKGKVHATGSAIKKETKTDIEFQVLRNGTMKFLVTGVKENVGVAIALLQRRLTNQRRQVTEKLPDGISALTVDNLRKHNQALTEKREFGCEPCDNVYWRKVFQYKPVARCDKCGVRYDAIPKDQEYGLGTYECTSCNRKFSGRARADVPAMCYDCHVMVRPTNIGPRPRGQRRSRNIHSCQACHNGAIRPCPMYKRVVVPSKVHQSTGSTVSSFLSQQSAIYYPPLQSGSPPPPPSSSASSGAEPTTATAEASPPVEAEPEVEVAN, from the exons GTCCATGCCACTGGCAGTGCAATCAAGAaagagacaaagacagacattgagTTTCAAGTCCTCAGGAACGGCACGATGAAATTTCTCGTCACAGGCGTCAAGGAGAACGTAGGAGTGGCCATTGCATTGTTACAGCGCAGGTTGACCAAT CAAAGGCGCCAAGTTACTGAAAAGTTGCCAGATGGTATTTCGGCACTCACCGTAGACAATCTACGGAAGCACAaccaagccctgacagaaaaacGAGAGTTTGGATGCGAGCCGTGTGACAACGTCTACTGGAGGAAAGTTTTCCAGTACAAGCCTGTCGCCAG ATGTGACAAATGTGGAGTTCGCTATGATGCCATACCAAAAGATCAAGAGTATGGACTGGGAACCTACGAGTGTACCAGCTGTAACAGGAAGTTCAGTGGCAGAGCTAGAGCTGATGTGCCAGCTATGTGTTATGACTGCCATGTCATG gTAAGGCCAACGAACATAGGACCAAGACCACGTGGACAGAGGAGGAGTCGCAACATCCACAGTTGTCAGGCGTGCCACAACGGCGCCATTCGTCCATGCCCGATGTACAAGAGGGTGGTTGTTCCCAGCAAGGTTCACCAGAGTACAGGAAGTACAGTTTCCAGCTTTCTGTCCCAGCAGTCCGCCATCTACTACCCACCCTTGCAGTCAGGCTCACCACCGCCACCACCGTCGTCGTCAGCATCATCAGGAGCAGAGCCTACAACGGCGACTGCCGAAGCTAGCCCTCCAGTGGAAGCAGAACCTGAAGTCGAAGTGGCCAACTAA